From one Bordetella genomosp. 9 genomic stretch:
- a CDS encoding ligase-associated DNA damage response exonuclease → MDLIVARPEGLYCPPGNFYIDPWRPVERAIITHAHSDHARAGHAHYLASSAGAGVLRARVGDVDLDAVPYGETRIHNGVRISLFPAGHVLGSAQVRLEHGGQVWVASGDYKLQEDGTCDPFEPVPCDVFITESTFGLPVYRWDDVAQVRADINAWWAANAAVGRASILYCYAFGKAQRILHGLDAAIGPIVTHGAVEGLNRVYRASGVALPPTITVSEITDPAQLRRALVLAPPSARGTPWTRRFGEHADAFASGWMRLRGARRRRGVDRGFVMSDHADWPGLGKAIRATGAERVIVTHGSVAVLVRWLNELGLRGESFTTEYGAEEDEGGPDKEQGATRAGASDEAASDGAEAMASAQAASEARARLPSDPDAGDDPEDPAS, encoded by the coding sequence ATGGATTTGATCGTCGCACGACCCGAAGGCCTGTACTGCCCCCCTGGGAATTTCTATATCGACCCCTGGCGGCCGGTCGAACGCGCCATCATTACGCACGCGCACTCCGACCATGCACGGGCCGGCCATGCCCATTACCTGGCGTCGTCCGCCGGCGCGGGCGTGCTGCGGGCGCGGGTCGGCGACGTCGACCTGGATGCCGTGCCCTATGGCGAAACGCGTATACATAATGGTGTGCGCATCAGCCTGTTTCCCGCCGGGCATGTATTGGGCTCGGCGCAGGTCCGGTTGGAGCATGGCGGCCAGGTGTGGGTCGCGTCGGGCGACTACAAGCTGCAGGAAGACGGGACCTGCGACCCATTCGAGCCCGTACCGTGTGACGTCTTCATTACCGAATCGACCTTCGGACTGCCGGTCTATCGCTGGGACGACGTGGCCCAGGTGCGGGCCGACATCAATGCCTGGTGGGCCGCCAATGCCGCCGTGGGCCGGGCATCCATCCTGTATTGCTATGCGTTCGGCAAGGCGCAGCGGATCCTGCACGGGCTGGATGCGGCGATCGGCCCGATCGTCACGCACGGGGCGGTGGAGGGCTTGAACCGGGTCTACCGGGCATCCGGCGTCGCCTTGCCGCCGACCATCACGGTGTCGGAGATCACCGATCCGGCGCAGCTGCGCCGCGCGCTGGTGCTGGCGCCGCCGTCGGCGCGCGGCACCCCATGGACGCGGCGATTCGGCGAGCACGCCGACGCATTCGCCAGCGGCTGGATGCGCTTGCGCGGCGCGCGCCGCCGGCGCGGCGTGGATCGAGGGTTCGTAATGTCCGACCACGCGGATTGGCCGGGCTTGGGCAAGGCCATCCGCGCCACGGGCGCGGAGCGGGTCATCGTTACCCATGGCAGTGTCGCCGTCCTGGTGCGCTGGCTGAACGAGCTGGGCCTGCGCGGGGAATCCTTCACCACCGAGTACGGGGCGGAGGAAGACGAGGGTGGTCCGGACAAGGAGCAGGGCGCCACCAGGGCCGGCGCAAGCGACGAAGCCGCCTCGGACGGCGCGGAGGCCATGGCATCTGCGCAGGCGGCAAGCGAAGCGCGGGCGCGCTTGCCGTCCGACCCGGATGCCGGCGACGACCCGGAGGACCCGGCCTCGTGA